A single region of the Streptomyces caelestis genome encodes:
- a CDS encoding dipeptide/oligopeptide/nickel ABC transporter permease/ATP-binding protein, producing MTRLMTRKSLAEALSRPGVRLRGWRRLPLLSRAAVCFLAVVVLLALLAPLLAPHDPLDQQPPVDGTGHPSAGHWMGQDSLGRDILSRLMYGARWSLAIGLGATGLALVAGALLGAVAATSRKAVDETLMRCLDIVMAFPGIALAAVLVAVFGGGITVLICAIAFLFTPPVARVVRANVLDQYGEDYVTAERVIGARTPHIVLKHVAINCAAPVLVFCTVQVAEAIVFEASLSFIGAGVRPPDPSWGSVIADGKNMVLTGGWWATVFPGLLMLVTVLSLNILSEGVSDAWAAPSAREVEVPEDDRLQAPEPGSGEIVRLPGLTEAARRLRARARHLARDGQPVLSVENLAIGFDQRHGGVDIVDGVSFEVHPGEVLGLVGESGCGKSLTALAIMGLAPKGARVKGQVRFGGRDLLAEPMRVRRRLLGHEMAMIYQDALSSLNPAMTIRAQLKQVVRRGGRRGPAELLTMVGLDPERTLRSYPHELSGGQRQRVLIAMALSREPKLIVADEPTTALDVTVQAQVIELLLRLREELGFALILVSHDLALVADVTDRVAVMYGGQIVETGVTADLVEAPAHHYTRGLLGSVLSLESAQERMTQIKGVVPSPADFPAGCRFADRCPRASGVCRTAAPLLTGTPAHTAACHHPAIEPATTETEAVS from the coding sequence ATGACCCGCCTGATGACCCGCAAGAGCCTCGCCGAGGCGCTGTCCCGGCCCGGAGTGCGGCTGCGCGGCTGGCGCCGGCTGCCGTTGCTGTCGAGGGCCGCCGTCTGCTTCCTGGCGGTCGTGGTCCTGCTGGCGCTGCTCGCCCCGCTGCTCGCCCCGCACGACCCGCTCGACCAGCAGCCACCCGTCGACGGCACCGGGCATCCGTCCGCCGGGCACTGGATGGGACAGGACAGCCTCGGCCGGGACATCCTCAGCCGGCTGATGTACGGGGCGCGCTGGTCGCTCGCGATCGGGCTCGGCGCCACCGGCCTGGCGCTGGTGGCCGGGGCGCTGCTCGGGGCCGTCGCGGCCACCTCGCGCAAGGCGGTCGACGAGACGCTGATGCGCTGCCTGGACATCGTCATGGCGTTCCCGGGCATCGCGCTCGCCGCCGTGCTGGTGGCGGTGTTCGGCGGTGGCATCACGGTGCTGATCTGCGCGATCGCGTTCCTGTTCACGCCGCCGGTGGCGCGGGTCGTCCGGGCGAACGTCCTCGACCAGTACGGCGAGGACTACGTGACGGCGGAACGGGTGATCGGCGCCCGGACACCGCACATCGTGCTGAAGCACGTGGCCATCAACTGCGCCGCCCCTGTGCTGGTGTTCTGCACGGTGCAGGTCGCCGAGGCGATCGTCTTCGAGGCGTCGCTGTCCTTCATCGGAGCGGGCGTACGGCCGCCCGACCCGTCCTGGGGCAGTGTCATCGCGGACGGCAAGAACATGGTGCTGACCGGCGGCTGGTGGGCGACCGTGTTCCCGGGTCTGCTGATGCTGGTCACGGTGCTGTCGCTGAACATCCTGTCCGAGGGGGTGTCCGACGCGTGGGCGGCCCCCTCGGCACGGGAGGTGGAGGTCCCCGAGGACGACCGGCTCCAGGCGCCGGAGCCCGGCAGCGGGGAGATCGTGCGACTGCCCGGCCTGACGGAAGCGGCGCGGCGGCTGCGGGCCCGGGCCCGTCATCTGGCCCGGGACGGGCAGCCGGTGCTCTCGGTGGAGAACCTCGCCATCGGCTTCGACCAGCGGCACGGCGGCGTGGACATCGTGGACGGCGTCAGCTTCGAGGTGCATCCCGGTGAGGTGCTGGGCCTGGTCGGCGAGTCGGGCTGCGGCAAGTCGCTGACCGCGCTCGCGATCATGGGGCTGGCGCCGAAGGGTGCGCGCGTCAAGGGCCAGGTGCGCTTCGGCGGGCGGGACCTGCTCGCCGAACCGATGCGCGTACGCCGCAGGCTCCTCGGCCACGAGATGGCGATGATCTACCAGGACGCGCTGTCGTCGCTGAACCCCGCGATGACGATCCGCGCGCAGCTCAAGCAGGTCGTCCGGCGGGGCGGGCGGCGCGGTCCCGCCGAGCTGCTGACGATGGTCGGCCTCGACCCCGAGCGCACCCTGCGCAGCTACCCGCACGAACTGTCCGGCGGGCAGCGGCAGCGCGTCCTGATCGCCATGGCCCTGTCCCGCGAACCGAAGCTGATCGTCGCCGACGAGCCGACGACCGCCCTCGACGTGACCGTGCAGGCCCAGGTCATAGAGCTGCTGCTGCGGCTGCGCGAGGAGCTCGGCTTCGCGCTGATCCTCGTCTCGCACGACCTGGCGCTGGTCGCGGACGTCACCGACCGGGTGGCGGTGATGTACGGCGGGCAGATCGTCGAGACGGGCGTGACCGCCGACCTCGTGGAGGCGCCGGCCCACCACTACACCCGCGGCCTGCTCGGCAGTGTGCTGTCGCTGGAGTCGGCGCAGGAGCGGATGACGCAGATCAAGGGGGTCGTGCCCTCCCCCGCCGACTTCCCGGCCGGGTGCCGGTTCGCCGACCGGTGCCCGCGGGCGAGCGGGGTCTGCCGGACGGCGGCTCCCCTGCTGACCGGTACGCCGGCGCACACGGCGGCCTGCCATCACCCGGCCATAGAGCCGGCGACGACCGAGACCGAGGCGGTGTCATGA
- a CDS encoding ABC transporter substrate-binding protein, with amino-acid sequence MRDVTHDVPAPHRRTFLKYTGALGAAAAVSASLSACSSGPESTNDTGDGGSGANRTLTAVIGYGNDGSWDPTQTASAFCMAANNHIYEGLLDTDPISREPYAALATEVPKDPASTSWKFALRAGATFHDGKPVTADDVVFVFERILDPDTQTLAKGFFASWLKEVRKIDGRNVELVLKFPFRDGLSRLTLAKIMPKHVFSRPGAWDDAIKGKAIGSGPYRQTAHHPKSNTTFEAFDGYNGPRGPAFRKMNWLTIVDAAPRVAKISGSSAGAQIADNIPYANIAQLESSGLTVAGGAGMNNLFLMFNTRRKPFDDVRVRQALHYAIDTEKMVEVALKGHGKPSNSFLDESNPSYRRAKTVYDHDPDKAKALLKEAGVRGLSIDILAVNVSWIVDCLPTIKSSWDAIGVKTTLSPQETTAVFTKMDQKQDYQVVVAASNPNQFGLDADLIMHYNYGPGNLWMQYTRWAGDPVAKALFRDMNRATREPDPEKKKAMVQDYIDVVAEQAVLYPVVHNELMTAWDPRQLSGIRAQPYPGINLLQAKWA; translated from the coding sequence GTGCGCGACGTGACCCACGACGTGCCGGCGCCGCACCGCCGGACGTTCCTGAAGTACACCGGCGCGCTGGGCGCGGCCGCCGCCGTCTCCGCGTCGCTGTCGGCCTGTTCGTCCGGGCCGGAGTCCACCAACGACACCGGTGACGGCGGCAGCGGGGCGAACCGGACGCTGACGGCGGTGATCGGCTACGGCAACGACGGCAGCTGGGACCCCACCCAGACGGCGTCCGCGTTCTGCATGGCCGCCAACAACCACATCTACGAGGGCCTGCTCGACACCGACCCGATCTCCCGCGAACCGTACGCGGCCCTGGCGACCGAGGTGCCGAAGGACCCGGCCAGCACGTCCTGGAAGTTCGCGCTGCGGGCGGGGGCGACGTTCCACGACGGCAAGCCCGTCACCGCCGACGACGTGGTCTTCGTCTTCGAGCGGATCCTCGACCCGGACACCCAGACCCTCGCCAAGGGCTTCTTCGCGAGCTGGCTGAAGGAGGTCCGGAAGATCGACGGGCGGAACGTGGAGCTGGTGCTCAAGTTCCCGTTCCGGGACGGGCTTTCGCGGCTGACGCTCGCCAAGATCATGCCGAAGCACGTGTTCTCCCGGCCGGGGGCCTGGGACGACGCCATCAAGGGCAAGGCGATCGGCTCGGGACCGTACCGGCAGACCGCGCACCACCCCAAGTCGAACACGACCTTCGAGGCGTTCGACGGCTACAACGGCCCGCGGGGGCCCGCCTTCCGGAAGATGAACTGGCTGACGATCGTGGACGCGGCACCCCGCGTCGCGAAGATCTCGGGATCGAGCGCGGGCGCGCAGATCGCGGACAACATCCCGTACGCCAACATCGCGCAGTTGGAGAGCAGCGGCCTGACGGTCGCGGGCGGCGCCGGGATGAACAACCTGTTCCTGATGTTCAACACCCGGCGCAAGCCCTTCGACGACGTGCGCGTACGCCAGGCCCTGCACTACGCCATCGACACCGAGAAGATGGTGGAGGTCGCGCTCAAGGGCCACGGCAAGCCGTCGAATTCCTTCCTCGACGAGAGCAACCCGTCCTACCGCCGGGCGAAAACCGTCTACGACCACGACCCCGACAAGGCGAAGGCGCTGCTGAAGGAGGCCGGTGTCAGGGGGCTGAGCATCGACATCCTCGCGGTGAACGTCAGCTGGATCGTCGACTGCCTGCCGACCATCAAGTCCTCCTGGGACGCGATCGGCGTGAAGACGACCCTGTCCCCGCAGGAGACCACGGCCGTGTTCACGAAGATGGACCAGAAGCAGGACTACCAGGTCGTCGTCGCCGCCTCGAACCCCAACCAGTTCGGCCTCGACGCCGACCTGATCATGCACTACAACTACGGGCCCGGGAACCTGTGGATGCAGTACACGCGGTGGGCCGGCGACCCCGTCGCCAAGGCGCTCTTCAGGGACATGAACCGGGCCACCCGGGAGCCGGACCCCGAGAAGAAGAAGGCGATGGTCCAGGACTACATCGACGTCGTCGCCGAACAGGCCGTGCTCTACCCGGTCGTCCACAACGAGCTGATGACGGCCTGGGACCCCAGGCAGCTCAGCGGGATAAGGGCCCAGCCGTACCCGGGCATCAACCTGCTTCAGGCCAAGTGGGCCTAG
- a CDS encoding ABC transporter permease, which yields MIAVVRILLRRVALLVPLMLGIVLFVFLVMRFSDVDPASAFFQGANPTPRQLHDFREEHGLLDPLPVRYADFVADLLHGDMGTSALTRAPVIDQVTTALPLTLQLTFLGLGVAVVLSLVGGVTAAIYRDRLPDQIIRVVSLTGVAAPGFWLALLMIQYLAVDLGWFPTGGYINPADSVTGWLKTMTLPALALSLPVAAQLTRIVRTAVVEELDKDYVRTAIGSGLPPHVVVGRNVLRNALINPLTVLGLRVGYLLGGAVVIETIFSLPGMGKLMIDAVKNGDPAVVQGVVLTTAAGFVVVNLVIDVLYLLVNPRLRDATT from the coding sequence GTGATCGCCGTCGTCCGTATCCTGCTCCGCCGTGTCGCCCTGCTCGTGCCGCTCATGCTCGGCATCGTGCTGTTCGTGTTCCTGGTGATGCGGTTCTCGGACGTCGACCCGGCGTCCGCGTTCTTCCAGGGCGCCAACCCGACACCGCGGCAACTGCACGACTTCCGCGAGGAACACGGCCTGCTCGACCCACTGCCCGTGCGCTACGCCGACTTCGTCGCCGACCTGCTGCACGGTGACATGGGCACCAGCGCGCTGACCCGGGCGCCGGTGATCGACCAGGTCACCACCGCGCTGCCCCTCACCCTCCAGCTGACCTTCCTCGGCCTGGGCGTCGCGGTCGTGCTGTCCCTCGTGGGCGGGGTGACCGCGGCGATCTACCGGGACCGGCTGCCCGACCAGATCATCCGGGTCGTGTCGCTGACCGGTGTGGCGGCGCCCGGCTTCTGGCTGGCGCTGCTGATGATCCAGTATCTGGCGGTCGACCTGGGCTGGTTCCCGACCGGCGGCTACATCAACCCGGCCGACTCCGTCACCGGCTGGCTGAAGACGATGACGCTCCCCGCGCTCGCCCTCTCCCTTCCGGTGGCGGCGCAGCTGACCCGGATCGTGCGGACGGCCGTGGTGGAGGAGCTGGACAAGGACTACGTCCGGACGGCGATCGGGAGCGGGCTCCCGCCGCACGTGGTCGTGGGACGGAACGTGCTGCGGAACGCGCTCATCAACCCGCTGACCGTGCTCGGGCTGCGCGTCGGCTATCTGCTGGGCGGCGCGGTCGTCATCGAGACGATTTTCTCGCTGCCCGGCATGGGCAAGCTGATGATCGACGCGGTGAAGAACGGCGATCCGGCCGTCGTCCAGGGCGTCGTCCTCACCACGGCGGCCGGGTTCGTCGTCGTGAACCTCGTCATCGACGTCCTCTACCTGCTGGTCAACCCGCGACTGAGGGATGCGACCACGTGA
- a CDS encoding sensor histidine kinase, protein MQASDKSPILARLGRRIRTGTGPLGLWPDALLALGLAALDSVTGQLLVDGRPLDALGWTLLLVGHVPLVWRSRRPMPVFCLMGLAIGPYHALDYNHLAPIPLTMVALYTLAVAGSARRTLITGSVIVVLSLTLNGLTNPEGMVEFVRILGWIIAVLLFGGYIRVQRQYVASALERAERAERTREEEARRRVAEERLRIARDLHDLLAHSITLIGVQTSVAAHVLAADPERLDRETVAKALDDIAETCRSARGELRTTLDVLRASEHGDARGPLPGLDGLSDLVEAAQLAGARVEQNVRVCGAPPAVGAAAYRIVQEALTNAVRHAGSEPAVRVELYEDTGALRLSVTDDGTGPNPGGTPGYGLVGMRERARSVGGTLDAGPRDAGGFEVSAVLPIGTDREGNR, encoded by the coding sequence GTGCAGGCATCCGACAAGTCCCCGATCCTCGCGCGCCTCGGCCGGCGAATCCGTACCGGCACAGGGCCCTTGGGCCTTTGGCCCGACGCCCTCCTCGCCCTCGGCCTGGCCGCCCTGGACTCCGTGACGGGCCAGTTGCTCGTGGACGGACGTCCGCTCGACGCCCTCGGCTGGACCCTGCTGCTCGTCGGGCATGTCCCGCTGGTGTGGCGCAGCCGCCGGCCCATGCCGGTGTTCTGCCTGATGGGGCTGGCGATCGGGCCGTATCACGCGCTCGACTACAACCACCTCGCTCCCATCCCCCTCACCATGGTCGCGCTCTACACGCTCGCGGTGGCCGGGTCCGCGCGCCGCACCCTGATCACCGGCTCCGTGATCGTGGTCCTGTCGTTGACCCTCAACGGGCTCACCAACCCCGAGGGAATGGTGGAGTTCGTCCGGATCCTCGGCTGGATCATCGCCGTCCTGCTCTTCGGCGGCTACATTCGCGTCCAGCGCCAGTACGTCGCCTCCGCCCTGGAACGCGCCGAACGCGCCGAACGCACCCGCGAGGAGGAGGCCCGGCGGCGGGTCGCCGAGGAGCGGCTGCGGATCGCCCGCGACCTGCACGACCTGCTCGCGCACAGCATCACGCTCATCGGGGTGCAGACCTCCGTCGCCGCTCACGTCCTGGCCGCCGACCCCGAACGCCTGGACCGCGAGACGGTCGCCAAGGCGCTCGACGACATCGCCGAGACCTGCCGGAGCGCACGCGGTGAACTCCGTACGACGCTCGATGTGCTGCGTGCCTCCGAGCACGGGGACGCCCGCGGCCCGTTGCCCGGCCTCGACGGCCTGTCCGACCTGGTGGAGGCCGCGCAGCTGGCCGGAGCCCGGGTCGAGCAGAACGTGCGGGTGTGCGGGGCGCCGCCCGCCGTGGGCGCCGCCGCCTACCGGATCGTGCAGGAGGCGCTGACCAACGCGGTCCGGCATGCCGGGTCCGAACCCGCGGTCCGCGTCGAGCTGTACGAGGACACGGGCGCCCTGCGGCTGTCGGTGACCGACGACGGCACCGGGCCGAACCCCGGTGGCACCCCCGGTTACGGACTCGTCGGAATGCGGGAGCGGGCCCGCAGCGTCGGTGGCACACTCGACGCCGGGCCGCGGGACGCAGGCGGCTTCGAGGTGAGTGCCGTACTGCCGATCGGAACCGACCGGGAAGGAAACCGATGA
- a CDS encoding dihydrodipicolinate synthase family protein gives MTITSLTGVIPPVCTPLTPDREVDVPSLLRLVDHLVSGGVHGLFVLGSTSEAAYLTDEQRRRVVESVAAHVGGQLPVLAGAIDMTTARVLDHVAAVTAAGADAVVVTAPFYARTHPAEIARHYRAVAAASPVPVVAYDIPVAVHTKLPADVVLELAADGVLAALKDSSGDLAGFREVVTGARTHPGISGFSVLTGSELIVDAALAIGADGTVPGLGNVDPHGYVRLDGLCRSGDREGALAEQERLCALFGMVTVGDPARMGPGSSAIGAFKAALHLRGVIDCPATAEPQIPLSPQETSRVGKYLAAAGLL, from the coding sequence ATGACGATCACCTCGCTGACCGGTGTCATCCCGCCCGTCTGCACGCCCCTGACACCGGACCGCGAGGTGGACGTCCCCTCGCTGCTCAGGCTGGTCGACCACCTGGTGTCCGGCGGGGTGCACGGCCTGTTCGTCCTCGGCTCGACCTCGGAGGCGGCGTATCTGACGGACGAGCAGCGCAGGCGGGTGGTCGAGTCGGTCGCGGCCCACGTGGGCGGGCAGCTCCCGGTGCTGGCCGGGGCGATCGACATGACGACGGCCCGGGTCCTGGACCATGTCGCGGCGGTGACGGCGGCGGGCGCGGACGCGGTCGTCGTCACCGCCCCGTTCTACGCCCGCACCCACCCGGCGGAGATCGCCCGTCACTACCGCGCGGTCGCCGCGGCGAGCCCGGTCCCGGTGGTCGCCTACGACATCCCCGTCGCCGTCCACACGAAGCTGCCCGCGGACGTGGTTCTGGAGCTGGCCGCCGACGGTGTGCTGGCCGCGCTCAAGGACTCCAGCGGCGACCTGGCCGGCTTCCGCGAGGTCGTCACCGGCGCCCGGACGCACCCGGGCATCAGCGGCTTCAGTGTGCTGACCGGCTCGGAACTGATCGTCGACGCGGCGCTCGCGATCGGCGCGGACGGCACGGTGCCCGGCCTCGGCAACGTCGACCCGCACGGTTACGTCCGCCTGGACGGCCTGTGCCGCTCCGGCGACCGGGAGGGGGCCCTCGCCGAACAGGAGCGGCTGTGCGCCCTGTTCGGCATGGTCACCGTCGGCGACCCGGCCCGCATGGGCCCCGGCTCCTCGGCCATCGGCGCTTTCAAGGCGGCCCTGCACCTGCGGGGCGTGATCGACTGCCCGGCCACGGCGGAACCACAGATCCCGCTGTCCCCGCAGGAGACGAGCCGGGTGGGGAAGTATCTGGCGGCGGCGGGCCTGTTGTAG
- a CDS encoding NAD(P)-binding protein produces MTDGPCPTLGQERGHARRERDELARRGIDPLDSRNTPFVDTVVVGSGFGGAVTAYRLAEAGRSVVVVLERGKPYPPGGFPRSRADMARNFWDPSNGLHGLFDIWSFRGLEGIVSSGLGGGSLIYANVPLRKDERWFVHESPLPGGGYENWPVGNAPSLVSAGPCRPTAGRSRTHRTHTRLSRAVRAEPGR; encoded by the coding sequence GTGACGGACGGGCCATGCCCGACGCTCGGTCAGGAGAGGGGTCACGCTCGCCGGGAGAGGGATGAACTCGCCAGGCGAGGGATCGACCCACTCGACAGCCGCAACACACCCTTCGTCGACACCGTGGTCGTCGGCTCGGGATTCGGAGGAGCGGTCACCGCGTACCGCCTCGCCGAGGCCGGGCGGTCGGTGGTGGTGGTGCTGGAACGGGGCAAGCCCTACCCACCGGGCGGATTCCCGCGCAGCCGCGCCGACATGGCCCGCAACTTCTGGGACCCGAGCAACGGCCTGCACGGGCTGTTCGACATCTGGTCCTTCCGCGGCCTCGAAGGCATCGTCTCCAGCGGCCTCGGCGGCGGATCCCTGATCTACGCCAACGTCCCGCTGCGCAAGGACGAACGGTGGTTCGTGCACGAGTCGCCGCTGCCCGGCGGCGGTTACGAGAACTGGCCGGTCGGCAACGCGCCTTCGCTGGTCAGCGCCGGGCCCTGCCGGCCGACGGCCGGGCGGAGCCGGACGCACCGCACTCACACCCGGCTGAGCCGGGCCGTGCGGGCCGAGCCCGGCCGCTGA
- a CDS encoding oligopeptide/dipeptide ABC transporter ATP-binding protein, with protein MNTRPALVELSDAHVVHKARSGGLFTRDRVYALTGADLAIAPGETIGVVGESGCGKSTLAKVLVGVERPTRGTVSFRGRDLWAMPPAERRRAVGGSIGMIFQDPSTALNRRLTVRQILRDPLDVHDRGERQQRDERVRESMSLVGLPRALADALPGQLSGGQRQRVAIARALALDPELVVADEPTSALDVSVRAQILNLLLDLKERLGLALVFVSHDIQTVRRMSDRVITMYLGRIVEESPASLVTDRARHPYTRALFSATPGLLDPIEPIPLAGPVPSATRPPSGCPFRTRCWKADGTCAEVMPGFSAASAPAHRFRCHHPVQEDESTRDLVRQSDPMEAP; from the coding sequence ATGAATACACGGCCCGCGCTCGTGGAGCTGTCCGACGCGCATGTGGTGCACAAGGCCCGCAGCGGCGGCCTGTTCACCCGCGACCGGGTGTACGCGCTGACCGGCGCCGATCTGGCGATCGCGCCCGGCGAGACCATCGGCGTGGTGGGCGAGTCGGGCTGCGGGAAGTCGACGCTGGCGAAGGTGCTGGTGGGGGTGGAGCGGCCGACGCGCGGGACGGTGTCCTTCCGGGGCCGCGACCTGTGGGCGATGCCGCCCGCCGAACGCCGCCGGGCCGTCGGCGGCAGCATCGGCATGATTTTCCAGGACCCGTCGACGGCCCTGAACCGTCGCCTGACCGTACGGCAGATCCTGCGGGACCCGCTGGACGTGCACGACCGGGGTGAGCGGCAGCAACGCGACGAGCGCGTACGGGAGTCGATGTCCCTGGTCGGACTCCCCCGGGCCCTCGCCGACGCCCTGCCGGGCCAGCTGTCGGGCGGGCAGCGGCAGCGCGTCGCGATCGCCCGGGCGCTGGCGCTGGACCCGGAGCTGGTCGTGGCGGACGAGCCGACGAGCGCCCTGGACGTGTCGGTCCGCGCGCAGATCCTCAATCTGCTGCTCGACCTGAAGGAACGCCTGGGCCTGGCCCTGGTGTTCGTCTCGCACGACATCCAGACGGTCCGGCGGATGAGCGACCGCGTGATCACCATGTACCTGGGCCGGATCGTCGAGGAGTCCCCGGCCTCCCTGGTCACCGACCGGGCCCGGCACCCGTACACCCGTGCCCTGTTCTCCGCCACGCCCGGCCTGCTCGACCCGATCGAACCGATCCCGCTGGCCGGTCCGGTCCCGTCGGCGACGCGCCCGCCGAGCGGCTGCCCGTTCCGCACGCGCTGCTGGAAGGCGGACGGGACGTGTGCCGAGGTGATGCCGGGCTTCTCCGCCGCGTCGGCCCCCGCGCACCGCTTCCGCTGCCACCATCCTGTCCAGGAGGACGAGTCGACCCGCGACCTCGTCCGCCAGAGCGACCCGATGGAGGCCCCATGA
- a CDS encoding FadR/GntR family transcriptional regulator, which translates to MRRMSEEPRTSRIQRQVVQLILDRRLTAGAPLPTEAELMEDLGVSRNSVREALKALQALDIVEIRHGYGTYVGQASLTPLVDGLTFRTLTRHDDDTGALAEILQVREVLEEGLIRRVAATVTEAELDRLEGVVTRMESAGGTGRSFPELDREFHEILYASLGNALVPQLLGAFWTVFRRVSGARGWTDDPSPEITVRRHRDIVTALRARDVEGAQRAMAVHFRGIEARAAKESRGVG; encoded by the coding sequence ATGCGGCGCATGTCCGAGGAGCCCAGGACCAGCCGGATACAACGCCAGGTCGTGCAGCTCATCCTCGACCGCAGACTCACCGCCGGCGCGCCGCTGCCCACCGAGGCCGAACTCATGGAGGACCTCGGCGTCAGCCGCAACTCCGTCCGCGAGGCCCTCAAAGCCCTCCAGGCCCTCGACATCGTCGAGATCAGACACGGCTACGGCACCTACGTCGGCCAGGCCTCCCTCACCCCCCTCGTCGACGGCCTGACCTTCCGCACCCTGACGCGGCACGACGACGACACCGGCGCCCTCGCCGAGATCCTCCAGGTCCGCGAGGTACTGGAGGAGGGCCTGATCCGCCGGGTCGCCGCGACGGTCACCGAGGCGGAACTGGACCGGCTGGAGGGCGTGGTGACCCGCATGGAGTCCGCGGGCGGCACCGGCCGCTCCTTCCCGGAACTCGACCGCGAGTTCCACGAGATCCTGTACGCCTCCCTCGGTAACGCGCTGGTCCCCCAGCTCCTCGGCGCGTTCTGGACGGTCTTCCGCCGGGTCTCCGGCGCCCGCGGCTGGACCGACGACCCGTCCCCCGAGATCACGGTCCGCCGCCACCGCGACATCGTCACCGCCCTGCGCGCCCGCGACGTCGAGGGCGCGCAGCGCGCGATGGCGGTGCACTTCCGGGGGATCGAGGCGCGGGCGGCCAAGGAGTCACGAGGGGTGGGCTGA
- a CDS encoding response regulator transcription factor, producing the protein MIRVLLADDQTLVREAFAMLVESARDMEVVGQAATGRVAVELARSERADLVVMDIRMPDLDGIEATRLIAADEDLAGVRVLVLTTYDTDENIVEALRAGASGFLVKDTRPAELLDGIRTVAAGEALLSPGPTARLIERFLRSPSAPETGGPDCLSGREREVLALVARGLNNTEVAEALGLSPLTAKTHVSRIMGKLGARDRAQLVIVAYESGMVTPGST; encoded by the coding sequence ATGATCCGCGTCCTGCTCGCCGACGACCAGACCCTCGTACGGGAGGCGTTCGCGATGCTCGTCGAGTCGGCGCGGGACATGGAGGTGGTCGGGCAGGCGGCCACGGGCCGTGTGGCTGTGGAGCTGGCCCGGAGCGAGCGCGCCGACCTCGTGGTGATGGACATCCGCATGCCCGACCTGGACGGCATCGAGGCGACCCGGCTCATCGCGGCCGACGAGGACCTGGCGGGCGTGCGGGTGCTGGTCCTCACCACCTACGACACCGACGAGAACATCGTCGAGGCGCTGCGCGCCGGCGCCTCCGGGTTCCTGGTCAAGGACACCCGCCCGGCCGAACTCCTCGACGGCATCCGCACGGTGGCGGCCGGTGAGGCACTGCTGTCACCGGGTCCCACGGCACGGCTGATCGAGCGGTTCCTGCGCAGCCCGTCGGCACCGGAGACCGGGGGACCGGACTGCCTGTCCGGGCGCGAGCGGGAGGTGCTCGCGCTGGTCGCGCGCGGCCTCAACAACACAGAAGTCGCCGAGGCGTTGGGGCTGAGTCCGCTGACGGCGAAGACCCACGTCAGCCGCATCATGGGCAAGCTGGGGGCGCGGGACCGGGCGCAGCTGGTCATCGTGGCGTACGAGTCGGGGATGGTGACTCCGGGGAGCACGTGA